A DNA window from Vigna angularis cultivar LongXiaoDou No.4 chromosome 1, ASM1680809v1, whole genome shotgun sequence contains the following coding sequences:
- the LOC108320028 gene encoding BTB/POZ domain-containing protein NPY4 isoform X1, with the protein MKFMKLGSKPDSFQNDGDNIRYVATELATDIVVNVGNVKFYLHKFPLLSKSARIQKVVTNSSEENNDEVHIQDIPGGPAAFEICAKFCYGMTVTLNAYNVVAARCAAEYLEMHETVEKGNLIYKIEVFLNSSIFRSWKDSIIVLQTTKSLLPWSEELKVVSHAIDSVATKASMDTSKVEWSYTYNRKKLPSENSNDPQFNSVRKQQLVPKDWWVEDLCELHLDLYERIITTIITKGNVSGAVIGESLNAYASRRMPGFTKGVIQGGDTVKNRLLLETIIRLLPMDVGSVSFSFLVKLLRVAILLECEELERSELIRRIGMCLEEAKVSDLLIRAPDGETIFDVDIVQRLVEEFVACDQHVQLDSLLEDEFQEIRSPGIVSDTSKAKVAKLVDGYLAEIARDPNLPLSNFVNLAELVSSFPRTSHDGLYRAIDMYLKEHPGISKSERKKICRLMNCKKLSAEACMHAVQNERLPMRVVVQVLFFEQLRATASSGGNNTPEHSGSIRALLPGGSHGSSRSTITNTEEEWDAVGTVEDIKSLKGELDALKLSGGNNNNCGKGNAENVAASKMKGLISKKIMSKIWSSKERSGELTSSDTSESPASTVVEETKSTPSRSRRHSVS; encoded by the exons ATGAAGTTTATGAAACTTGGATCTAAACCAGATTCTTTTCAGAATGATGGTGATAATATCAG GTATGTGGCAACTGAGTTGGCAACTGACATAGTAGTTAATGTTGGAAATGTCAAATTTTATCTCCATAAG TTTCCTCTTTTGTCAAAAAGTGCACGCATCCAAAAGGTGGTTACAAACTCTAGTGAGGAAAACAATGATGAAGTCCATATCCAAGACATTCCTGGCGGACCTGCTGCTTTTGAAATATGTGCCAAGTTCTGTTATGGTATGACAGTCACTCTTAATGCATACAATGTGGTTGCAGCTCGCTGTGCAGCAGAATATCTTGAGATGCATGAAACTGTTGAGAAAGGCAATCTTATATATAAGATTGAAGTCTTCCTCAACTCGAGCATTTTCAGGAGTTGGAAGGACTCGATTATTGTTCTTCAAACTACCAAGTCCCTTCTTCCATGGTCTGAGGAACTTAAAGTAGTGAGCCATGCCATTGACTCTGTAGCTACCAAGGCTTCAATGGATACATCAAAGGTGGAGTGGTCATATACCTATAACAGGAAAAAACTACCATCTGAAAATAGTAATGATCCTCAGTTCAATAGTGTTAGGAAACAGCAATTGGTTCCAAAGGACTGGTGGGTGGAGGACCTCTGTGAGCTCCACCTTGATCTGTATGAACGGATTATAACAACAATTATAACCAAAGGCAATGTTTCTGGTGCTGTAATTGGAGAATCTCTAAATGCTTATGCCTCAAGAAGGATGCCTGGCTTCACCAAGGGTGTGATCCAGGGCGGAGATACTGTCAAGAATAGATTATTATTGGAGACCATAATTCGATTATTACCCATGGACGTGGGCAGTGTCTCTTTCAGTTTCTTGGTGAAGTTGCTAAGGGTTGCTATTCTGTTGGAATGTGAAGAGTTAGAGAGATCTGAACTGATTAGAAGAATAGGTATGTGCCTTGAAGAGGCCAAGGTGTCTGATTTATTAATTCGGGCACCAGATGGTGAGACAATTTTTGATGTTGATATTGTGCAAAGGCTAGTAGAAGAGTTTGTAGCATGTGATCAACATGTTCAGTTGGATTCTCTGTTGGAAGATGAATTTCAAGAGATCAGAAGCCCCGGGATTGTATCGGACACTTCAAAGGCTAAGGTGGCAAAACTGGTCGATGGCTACCTTGCTGAGATTGCACGTGATCCAAATTTAcctctttcaaattttgttaatcTTGCTGAACTAGTATCAAGCTTTCCTAGGACATCTCACGATGGCCTTTATCGTGCCATTGACATGTATTTAAAG GAGCATCCTGGAATTAGTAAgagtgaaaggaaaaaaatttgtAGGTTGATGAACTGCAAGAAGTTGTCTGCAGAGGCTTGCATGCATGCTGTGCAGAACGAGCGGCTTCCCATGCGTGTTGTTGTGCAGGTTCTCTTCTTTGAGCAGCTGAGAGCTACAGCATCTTCAGGAGGCAACAACACACCAGAACATTCCGGGTCTATCAGGGCCTTACTTCCTGGTGGATCACATGGGAGCTCAAGGTCTACTATTACAAACACAGAAGAGGAATGGGATGCTGTGGGAACAGTTGAAGACATAAAATCTCTGAAAGGGGAACTTGATGCACTAAAATTATCAGGTGGAAACAACAATAATTGTGGTAAAGGCAACGCTGAGAATGTTGCTGCTAGTAAAATGAAAGGTCTCATCTCAAAGAAGATAATGTCAAAGATTTGGTCAAGCAAAGAAAGAAGTGGTGAGCTAACTAGTTCTGATACATCAGAAAGTCCTGCTTCCACTGTTGTAGAGGAAACAAAATCTACCCCATCTAGAAGCAGGAGGCATTCGGTATCTTAG
- the LOC108320028 gene encoding BTB/POZ domain-containing protein NPY2 isoform X2 yields the protein MTVTLNAYNVVAARCAAEYLEMHETVEKGNLIYKIEVFLNSSIFRSWKDSIIVLQTTKSLLPWSEELKVVSHAIDSVATKASMDTSKVEWSYTYNRKKLPSENSNDPQFNSVRKQQLVPKDWWVEDLCELHLDLYERIITTIITKGNVSGAVIGESLNAYASRRMPGFTKGVIQGGDTVKNRLLLETIIRLLPMDVGSVSFSFLVKLLRVAILLECEELERSELIRRIGMCLEEAKVSDLLIRAPDGETIFDVDIVQRLVEEFVACDQHVQLDSLLEDEFQEIRSPGIVSDTSKAKVAKLVDGYLAEIARDPNLPLSNFVNLAELVSSFPRTSHDGLYRAIDMYLKEHPGISKSERKKICRLMNCKKLSAEACMHAVQNERLPMRVVVQVLFFEQLRATASSGGNNTPEHSGSIRALLPGGSHGSSRSTITNTEEEWDAVGTVEDIKSLKGELDALKLSGGNNNNCGKGNAENVAASKMKGLISKKIMSKIWSSKERSGELTSSDTSESPASTVVEETKSTPSRSRRHSVS from the exons ATGACAGTCACTCTTAATGCATACAATGTGGTTGCAGCTCGCTGTGCAGCAGAATATCTTGAGATGCATGAAACTGTTGAGAAAGGCAATCTTATATATAAGATTGAAGTCTTCCTCAACTCGAGCATTTTCAGGAGTTGGAAGGACTCGATTATTGTTCTTCAAACTACCAAGTCCCTTCTTCCATGGTCTGAGGAACTTAAAGTAGTGAGCCATGCCATTGACTCTGTAGCTACCAAGGCTTCAATGGATACATCAAAGGTGGAGTGGTCATATACCTATAACAGGAAAAAACTACCATCTGAAAATAGTAATGATCCTCAGTTCAATAGTGTTAGGAAACAGCAATTGGTTCCAAAGGACTGGTGGGTGGAGGACCTCTGTGAGCTCCACCTTGATCTGTATGAACGGATTATAACAACAATTATAACCAAAGGCAATGTTTCTGGTGCTGTAATTGGAGAATCTCTAAATGCTTATGCCTCAAGAAGGATGCCTGGCTTCACCAAGGGTGTGATCCAGGGCGGAGATACTGTCAAGAATAGATTATTATTGGAGACCATAATTCGATTATTACCCATGGACGTGGGCAGTGTCTCTTTCAGTTTCTTGGTGAAGTTGCTAAGGGTTGCTATTCTGTTGGAATGTGAAGAGTTAGAGAGATCTGAACTGATTAGAAGAATAGGTATGTGCCTTGAAGAGGCCAAGGTGTCTGATTTATTAATTCGGGCACCAGATGGTGAGACAATTTTTGATGTTGATATTGTGCAAAGGCTAGTAGAAGAGTTTGTAGCATGTGATCAACATGTTCAGTTGGATTCTCTGTTGGAAGATGAATTTCAAGAGATCAGAAGCCCCGGGATTGTATCGGACACTTCAAAGGCTAAGGTGGCAAAACTGGTCGATGGCTACCTTGCTGAGATTGCACGTGATCCAAATTTAcctctttcaaattttgttaatcTTGCTGAACTAGTATCAAGCTTTCCTAGGACATCTCACGATGGCCTTTATCGTGCCATTGACATGTATTTAAAG GAGCATCCTGGAATTAGTAAgagtgaaaggaaaaaaatttgtAGGTTGATGAACTGCAAGAAGTTGTCTGCAGAGGCTTGCATGCATGCTGTGCAGAACGAGCGGCTTCCCATGCGTGTTGTTGTGCAGGTTCTCTTCTTTGAGCAGCTGAGAGCTACAGCATCTTCAGGAGGCAACAACACACCAGAACATTCCGGGTCTATCAGGGCCTTACTTCCTGGTGGATCACATGGGAGCTCAAGGTCTACTATTACAAACACAGAAGAGGAATGGGATGCTGTGGGAACAGTTGAAGACATAAAATCTCTGAAAGGGGAACTTGATGCACTAAAATTATCAGGTGGAAACAACAATAATTGTGGTAAAGGCAACGCTGAGAATGTTGCTGCTAGTAAAATGAAAGGTCTCATCTCAAAGAAGATAATGTCAAAGATTTGGTCAAGCAAAGAAAGAAGTGGTGAGCTAACTAGTTCTGATACATCAGAAAGTCCTGCTTCCACTGTTGTAGAGGAAACAAAATCTACCCCATCTAGAAGCAGGAGGCATTCGGTATCTTAG